One Mycobacterium kubicae genomic window carries:
- the trxB gene encoding thioredoxin-disulfide reductase, producing the protein MTAASPTPDTVHDVIIIGSGPAGYTAALYTARAQLSPLVFEGTAFGGALMTTTEVENFPGFRDGITGPELMDQMREQALRFGADLRMEDVESVSLEGPVKTVVTADGETYRARAVILAMGAAARYLGVPGEQELLGRGVSSCATCDGFFFRDQDIAVIGGGDSAMEEATFLTRFARSVTIVHRREEFRASKIMLERARNNDKITILTNQAVLGVEGDTTVTGLRVRDTVTGAETTLPVTGVFVAIGHEPRSALVRDAVELDPDGYVLVQGRTTSTTLEGVFAAGDLVDRSYRQAITAAGSGCAAAIDAERWLTEHEAADSTDLIGARR; encoded by the coding sequence ATGACCGCTGCCTCCCCCACCCCAGACACCGTGCACGACGTCATCATCATTGGTTCCGGTCCGGCCGGCTACACCGCCGCCCTCTACACCGCCCGTGCCCAGCTGTCCCCGCTGGTGTTCGAAGGCACCGCGTTCGGCGGCGCGCTGATGACCACTACCGAGGTGGAGAACTTCCCCGGCTTCCGCGACGGCATCACCGGCCCCGAATTGATGGACCAGATGCGTGAGCAGGCGCTGCGCTTCGGCGCCGACCTGCGCATGGAAGACGTCGAGTCGGTGTCCCTCGAAGGGCCCGTCAAGACCGTCGTCACAGCCGACGGCGAAACGTACCGCGCCCGCGCGGTCATCCTGGCCATGGGCGCCGCGGCCCGCTACCTCGGCGTGCCCGGCGAACAGGAACTGCTCGGCCGGGGCGTGAGCTCGTGTGCCACCTGTGACGGATTCTTCTTCCGCGACCAGGACATCGCCGTCATCGGCGGTGGTGACTCGGCGATGGAGGAAGCCACCTTCCTGACCCGCTTCGCCCGCAGTGTCACCATCGTGCACCGGCGCGAAGAGTTCCGGGCCTCCAAGATCATGCTCGAGCGCGCCCGCAACAACGACAAGATCACCATCCTGACCAACCAGGCGGTCTTGGGCGTCGAGGGTGACACGACGGTCACCGGACTGCGCGTCCGCGACACCGTCACCGGCGCAGAGACCACCTTGCCGGTCACCGGTGTCTTCGTCGCCATCGGGCACGAGCCGCGCTCGGCACTGGTGCGCGATGCCGTCGAACTGGACCCGGACGGTTACGTGCTCGTGCAGGGCCGGACCACCAGCACCACGCTGGAGGGCGTGTTCGCCGCCGGCGACCTGGTGGACCGCAGCTACCGGCAGGCGATCACCGCCGCGGGCAGCGGCTGCGCCGCGGCCATCGACGCCGAACGTTGGCTCACCGAGCACGAAGCCGCTGACAGTACCGATCTGATTGGAGCAAGGCGATGA
- the trxA gene encoding thioredoxin — translation MSDSQSGATIEVSDASFATDVLSSNKPVLVDFWATWCGPCKMVAPVLEEIAAERGEALTVAKLDVDANPETARDFQVVSIPTMILFKEGQPVKRIVGAKGKAALLRELSDAVPNLG, via the coding sequence ATGAGCGATTCCCAGTCCGGCGCCACCATCGAGGTGTCCGACGCGTCGTTCGCAACGGACGTGTTGAGTAGCAACAAGCCTGTGCTGGTTGACTTTTGGGCGACGTGGTGCGGGCCATGCAAGATGGTGGCGCCCGTCCTGGAAGAGATCGCCGCCGAGCGCGGTGAAGCGCTGACCGTCGCCAAGCTCGACGTCGACGCCAACCCGGAAACCGCACGCGACTTCCAGGTCGTCTCGATCCCCACCATGATCCTGTTCAAAGAGGGTCAACCGGTGAAACGGATCGTCGGCGCCAAGGGCAAAGCGGCGTTGTTACGCGAACTCTCCGACGCGGTTCCCAACCTCGGCTGA
- a CDS encoding N-acetylmuramoyl-L-alanine amidase: MPSPRREDGDTLRCGDRGAAVAEIRATLAGLGMLESPDEQLITGRHVAVEVFDEELDHAVRAFQQHRGLLVDGIVGEATYRALKEASYRLGARTLYHQFGAPLYGDDVATLQARLQDLGFYTGLVDGYFGLQTHNALMSYQREYGLAADGICGPETLRSLYFLSSRVTGGSPHALREEELVRRSGPKLSGKRIIIDPGRGGSDHGLITQGPAGPISEADILWDLGSRLEGRMTAIGMETFLSRPTNHSPSDAERAAIANAVGADLMISLRCETQASPSANGVASFHFGNSHGSVSTIGRNLADFIQREVVARTGLRDCRVHGRTWDLLRLTRMPTVQVDVGYITNPGDREMLVAAQTRDAIAEGILAAVKRLYLLGKNDRPTGTFTFAELLAHELAVERASRLSGS, translated from the coding sequence ATGCCGAGTCCGCGCCGTGAAGACGGCGACACGCTGCGCTGTGGTGACCGCGGCGCCGCAGTGGCCGAGATTCGAGCGACGCTCGCCGGGCTGGGGATGCTGGAAAGTCCCGACGAACAACTCATCACCGGCCGGCACGTCGCTGTCGAAGTGTTCGACGAGGAACTCGACCACGCGGTACGGGCCTTCCAGCAGCATCGCGGACTACTGGTCGACGGCATCGTCGGCGAGGCGACCTACCGGGCGCTGAAAGAAGCGTCCTACCGGTTGGGCGCCCGCACGCTGTATCACCAATTCGGCGCTCCCCTATACGGAGACGACGTCGCCACCCTGCAGGCCAGGTTGCAGGATCTCGGCTTCTACACCGGCCTGGTGGACGGCTACTTCGGGTTGCAGACCCACAACGCGCTGATGTCCTACCAGCGCGAGTACGGACTGGCCGCCGACGGCATCTGCGGCCCAGAAACGTTGCGTTCCTTGTACTTTCTCAGTTCCCGGGTCACCGGCGGTTCACCACACGCGCTGCGCGAAGAGGAACTGGTGCGTAGATCCGGGCCGAAGCTGTCGGGCAAGCGGATCATCATCGACCCGGGCCGGGGCGGCTCGGACCACGGCCTGATCACCCAGGGGCCGGCCGGACCCATCAGCGAAGCAGATATTTTGTGGGACTTGGGAAGTCGACTCGAAGGCCGGATGACCGCGATCGGCATGGAGACCTTCCTGTCGCGGCCCACCAACCACAGCCCCTCGGATGCCGAGCGCGCTGCGATCGCCAACGCGGTGGGCGCCGACCTGATGATCAGCCTGCGCTGCGAAACCCAGGCGAGCCCGTCGGCCAACGGTGTCGCGTCGTTCCACTTCGGTAACTCACACGGCTCGGTCTCCACCATCGGCCGCAACCTGGCCGACTTCATCCAGCGAGAAGTGGTGGCCCGCACCGGGTTACGCGATTGCCGCGTGCACGGCCGCACCTGGGACCTGCTGCGGCTGACCCGGATGCCGACCGTTCAGGTCGACGTCGGTTACATCACCAACCCGGGTGATCGGGAGATGCTGGTTGCCGCGCAGACCCGCGACGCCATCGCCGAAGGAATCCTGGCCGCGGTCAAGCGGCTCTACCTGCTCGGCAAAAACGACCGTCCCACAGGGACTTTCACGTTCGCCGAACTGCTGGCTCACGAGCTGGCCGTCGAGCGCGCCAGCCGGCTCAGCGGTTCTTAA
- a CDS encoding acetyltransferase has product MSARITALRLEAFEQLPKHARRCVFWEVDPATLGKDDHLADPEFEKEAWLSMVMLEWGSCGQVATAIPDERSNAEPPCLGYVLYAPPGAVPRAHRFPTAPVSPDAVLLTSMGIEPGQASDDLPHSLIARVIDELVRRGVRALEAFGRTPAAAELQDPSTADPDVRPVLESLCDCTVERCIIAADFLLDAGFVVVAPHAYFPRLRLELDKGLGWKAEVEAALERLLETAQLQQPVGAGSTAGSVADCPTSGTRAVKNR; this is encoded by the coding sequence GTGTCAGCTCGCATCACAGCGCTGCGGCTCGAGGCCTTCGAGCAGCTCCCGAAGCATGCGCGTCGCTGCGTGTTCTGGGAGGTGGATCCCGCGACCCTCGGCAAGGATGACCACCTCGCCGACCCGGAGTTCGAAAAAGAAGCCTGGCTTTCCATGGTGATGCTGGAATGGGGCTCGTGCGGGCAGGTCGCGACCGCCATCCCGGACGAGCGCAGCAACGCCGAACCGCCCTGCCTGGGCTATGTCCTCTACGCCCCGCCCGGTGCGGTGCCCCGCGCGCATCGGTTCCCGACCGCGCCGGTGTCCCCGGACGCGGTGCTGTTGACCTCGATGGGCATCGAACCCGGACAAGCATCCGACGATCTGCCGCACAGTTTGATCGCGCGAGTGATCGACGAACTGGTGCGCCGCGGGGTGCGGGCGTTGGAGGCGTTCGGGCGCACCCCGGCGGCCGCCGAGCTGCAAGACCCGTCCACGGCGGATCCCGATGTGCGCCCCGTCCTCGAGTCGCTGTGTGACTGCACGGTGGAACGCTGCATCATCGCCGCCGACTTCCTGCTGGACGCCGGCTTCGTCGTCGTCGCGCCGCACGCCTATTTCCCGCGGCTGCGCCTAGAGCTGGACAAGGGCCTGGGCTGGAAGGCCGAAGTGGAGGCGGCGTTGGAGCGGCTGCTGGAAACCGCGCAGCTGCAACAACCGGTGGGCGCGGGTTCGACGGCGGGAAGTGTTGCCGATTGCCCGACGTCGGGGACCAGGGCGGTTAAGAACCGCTGA
- a CDS encoding ParB/RepB/Spo0J family partition protein — translation MTQSSRRKGGLGRGLASLIPTGPAEGDSGPATLGPRMGSAAADVVIGGPLPDAAAMGAVYREIPPSSIEANPRQPRQVFDQEALAELVHSIREFGLLQPIVVRAVDGASGSGARYQIVMGERRWRAAQEAGLATIPAIVRETGDDNLLRDALLENIHRVQLNPLEEAAAYQQLLDEFDVTHDELASRIGRSRPLITNMIRLLKLPIPVQRRVAAGVLSAGHARALLSLEAGPEAQEELASRIVAEGLSVRATEEAVTLANRGDGAKPAPPRRKPIQMPGLQDVAERLSTAYDTRVSVSLGKRKGKIVVEFGSVDDLQRIVDLMTTDKA, via the coding sequence ATGACGCAGTCGTCACGGAGAAAAGGCGGACTCGGCCGGGGACTGGCCTCCCTGATTCCGACCGGACCCGCCGAGGGTGACAGCGGACCGGCCACGCTTGGCCCCCGCATGGGTTCGGCCGCCGCGGATGTCGTCATCGGCGGACCGTTGCCGGACGCCGCCGCGATGGGCGCGGTATACCGGGAGATCCCGCCGTCGTCGATCGAGGCCAACCCCCGCCAGCCACGCCAGGTGTTCGACCAGGAGGCGCTCGCCGAACTGGTGCACTCCATCCGCGAGTTCGGCCTCTTGCAGCCGATCGTGGTGCGGGCGGTCGACGGGGCCAGCGGATCCGGTGCCCGCTACCAGATCGTGATGGGGGAGCGGCGCTGGCGAGCCGCCCAAGAGGCGGGTCTGGCGACGATACCGGCCATCGTGCGCGAGACCGGCGACGACAATCTGCTCCGCGACGCGCTGCTGGAAAACATCCATCGGGTGCAGCTGAACCCGTTGGAAGAGGCGGCCGCCTACCAGCAGCTGCTGGACGAATTCGACGTCACCCATGACGAACTCGCCTCCCGCATCGGGCGCTCCCGCCCGTTGATCACCAACATGATCCGGCTGCTGAAGCTGCCCATCCCGGTGCAGCGTCGCGTGGCCGCCGGCGTGCTCTCCGCCGGGCACGCCCGCGCGCTGCTGTCTCTGGAAGCCGGCCCCGAGGCACAAGAAGAGCTCGCCAGTCGCATCGTCGCCGAGGGTCTGTCGGTGCGCGCCACCGAGGAGGCGGTCACCCTGGCCAACCGCGGCGACGGCGCCAAGCCCGCCCCGCCGCGCCGCAAGCCGATCCAGATGCCCGGCCTGCAGGACGTTGCTGAGCGGCTCTCGACCGCGTACGACACCCGCGTTTCGGTGAGCCTCGGCAAACGCAAGGGCAAGATCGTGGTGGAGTTCGGCTCGGTCGATGACCTCCAGCGCATCGTCGACTTGATGACCACCGACAAGGCATGA
- a CDS encoding ParA family protein yields the protein MSSVELATPPSNSASTAGDPGPLPPAAHPPSRPAPNRPRAGLASGTGEAHNLTVNVSRETSAECDTPIGAAAERAMRVLHTTYEPLRRPRQRRVFTVANQKGGVGKTTTAVNLAAALAVQGLRTLVIDLDPQGNASTALGITDRQSGTPSSYEVLLGEVPLKEALRRSPHSDRLYCVPATIDLAGAEIELVSMVARENRLRTALADLDNFDFDYVFVDCPPSLGLLTINALVAAPEVMIPIQCEYYALEGVSQLMRNIEMVKAHLNPQLDVTTVILTMYDGRTKLADQVAEEVRRYFGSKVLRTVIPRSVKVSEAPGYSMTIIDYDPGSRGAMSYLDASRELTERDQPAAGRGPE from the coding sequence ATGAGTTCAGTGGAGCTAGCCACACCACCATCCAACTCGGCGTCGACCGCTGGCGACCCCGGACCGCTGCCTCCAGCGGCCCACCCACCCTCGCGACCGGCGCCCAACCGTCCCCGGGCCGGACTGGCGTCGGGCACTGGAGAAGCGCACAATCTCACGGTGAATGTTTCACGTGAAACATCGGCGGAGTGCGACACCCCCATCGGCGCGGCCGCGGAACGCGCGATGCGTGTGCTGCACACCACCTACGAACCGCTGCGACGCCCACGCCAGCGGCGGGTATTCACCGTCGCCAACCAGAAGGGCGGCGTCGGCAAAACCACCACCGCCGTGAACCTGGCGGCCGCACTCGCGGTGCAAGGACTACGCACCCTGGTCATCGACCTCGACCCGCAGGGCAACGCGAGCACGGCGCTGGGCATCACCGACCGGCAATCCGGGACGCCGTCGTCCTACGAGGTGCTCCTCGGCGAGGTCCCGCTCAAGGAAGCGCTGCGGCGCAGCCCGCACAGCGACCGGCTCTACTGCGTACCCGCGACCATCGATCTGGCCGGGGCCGAGATTGAATTGGTCAGCATGGTGGCGCGGGAAAACCGGTTGCGCACGGCGTTGGCCGATCTGGACAACTTCGACTTCGACTACGTCTTCGTCGACTGCCCGCCCTCGCTCGGACTGCTCACCATCAACGCGCTCGTCGCGGCTCCCGAGGTGATGATTCCAATCCAGTGCGAGTACTACGCACTCGAGGGTGTGTCCCAACTGATGCGCAACATCGAGATGGTGAAGGCGCACCTCAACCCGCAGCTCGACGTGACCACCGTCATCCTCACCATGTACGACGGCCGGACCAAGCTCGCCGACCAGGTCGCCGAAGAGGTCCGCCGATACTTCGGCAGCAAGGTGTTGCGGACGGTGATTCCGCGCAGCGTCAAAGTGTCCGAAGCGCCGGGCTACAGCATGACGATCATCGATTACGATCCCGGCTCCCGCGGCGCGATGAGCTACCTCGACGCCAGCCGCGAACTCACCGAGCGGGATCAACCAGCAGCGGGGAGGGGACCGGAATGA
- the rsmG gene encoding 16S rRNA (guanine(527)-N(7))-methyltransferase RsmG: protein MFHVKHDASDEAVEAAAAVFGPRLGLAQRYADILAGAGVERGLLGPREADRLWDRHLLNSAAIAELLGEGERVVDIGSGAGLPGIPLAIARPDLDVVLLEPMLRRSDFLREVVADVGLAVEVVRGRAEERAVRAGIGDRDAAVSRAVAPLDRLTSWSMPLLRPGGRMLAIKGERAADEVEEHRRVMESLGAVDVKVMTCGVDYLQPPATVVVARRGPSKRGKTGRASGKGRA, encoded by the coding sequence ATGTTTCACGTGAAACATGACGCGTCTGACGAAGCCGTCGAGGCCGCCGCGGCGGTGTTCGGGCCGCGGCTGGGGCTCGCCCAGCGGTACGCGGACATCCTGGCCGGGGCGGGCGTCGAGCGAGGCTTGCTGGGTCCGCGGGAAGCGGACCGGTTATGGGACCGGCACCTGTTGAATTCCGCGGCGATCGCAGAACTGCTCGGCGAGGGCGAGCGCGTCGTGGACATCGGTAGCGGCGCCGGCCTGCCCGGAATACCGTTGGCCATTGCGCGTCCCGATCTCGACGTCGTGCTGCTCGAGCCGATGCTGCGGCGCAGCGACTTCCTCCGCGAGGTAGTGGCGGATGTCGGATTGGCGGTTGAGGTGGTGCGGGGTCGGGCCGAAGAACGAGCCGTTCGGGCCGGTATCGGTGACCGGGACGCGGCGGTGTCACGCGCGGTGGCGCCACTGGACCGGTTGACGTCGTGGAGCATGCCGTTGCTGAGACCGGGCGGACGAATGCTCGCGATCAAGGGCGAGCGGGCCGCCGACGAAGTCGAAGAACACCGGCGTGTGATGGAGTCTTTGGGTGCTGTCGATGTCAAGGTGATGACGTGTGGCGTCGACTATTTGCAGCCCCCAGCCACCGTCGTGGTGGCCCGTCGGGGGCCGTCGAAGCGAGGCAAAACGGGACGAGCATCGGGCAAGGGAAGGGCATGA
- a CDS encoding protein jag encodes MTEADTTELETDTQVVDGADDDAAEGADQGDDLEERLVAEGEIAGDYLEELLDLLDFDGDIDLDVEGNRAVVSIDGSDDLNKLVGRGGEVLDALQELTRLAVHQKTGVRSRLMLDIASWRRRRREELAALGTKVARRVAESGDREELSPMTPFERKIVHDAVAAVPGVHSESEGVEPSRRVVVLRD; translated from the coding sequence ATGACTGAAGCCGACACCACCGAGCTCGAGACCGACACCCAGGTCGTGGATGGAGCCGACGACGACGCCGCCGAAGGCGCCGACCAAGGCGACGATCTGGAAGAGCGACTGGTCGCCGAAGGCGAGATCGCCGGCGACTACCTCGAAGAGTTGTTGGACCTGTTGGACTTCGACGGCGACATCGACTTGGACGTCGAAGGCAACCGCGCGGTGGTGAGCATCGACGGCAGCGACGATCTGAACAAGTTGGTCGGGCGCGGCGGCGAGGTGCTCGATGCGCTGCAGGAGCTGACCCGGTTGGCGGTGCATCAGAAGACCGGCGTGCGCAGCCGGCTGATGCTCGACATCGCGAGCTGGCGCCGCCGCCGGCGCGAGGAGTTGGCGGCGCTGGGCACCAAGGTGGCGCGACGGGTGGCCGAGTCGGGTGATCGCGAGGAGCTCTCGCCGATGACGCCGTTCGAGCGCAAGATCGTCCACGATGCTGTGGCGGCGGTGCCGGGGGTCCACAGCGAGAGTGAGGGCGTGGAGCCGTCGCGCCGGGTTGTTGTCTTGCGTGACTGA
- the yidC gene encoding membrane protein insertase YidC: MWVWYKAFAFVLGPSNFFAWALSVMFLVFTLRALLYKPFVRQIRTTRQMQELQPQIKALQKKYGKDRQRMALEMQKLQREHGFNPILGCLPMLAQIPVFLGLYHVLRSFNRTTGGFGQPQMSVVQNRLTGNYVFTPTDVGHFLDANLFGAPIGASMTQRGGLDAFIDFSRPAVIAVGMPVMILAGIATYFNSRASVARQSAEAAANPQTAMMNKLALYVFPLGVVVGGPFLPLAIILYWFANNIWTFGQQHYVFGRIEKEEEAKKQEAIARRAANAPAPGAKPKRAPRSTAGSGNGSPSDGDGVVPESLDVESEDEVAGTTPAKAQPNKPNPGGRNAGPPNRTPRPGARPKKRKR, translated from the coding sequence ATGTGGGTCTGGTACAAGGCGTTCGCCTTCGTGCTCGGGCCTTCCAACTTCTTCGCGTGGGCGCTGTCGGTGATGTTCTTGGTCTTCACCTTGCGCGCGCTGCTCTACAAGCCGTTCGTGCGCCAGATCCGCACGACACGGCAGATGCAGGAGTTGCAGCCCCAAATCAAGGCGTTGCAGAAGAAGTACGGCAAGGACCGTCAGCGCATGGCGCTGGAAATGCAGAAGCTGCAACGCGAGCACGGGTTCAATCCGATCTTGGGATGCTTGCCGATGCTCGCGCAGATCCCGGTGTTCCTCGGGCTCTATCACGTGCTGCGCTCGTTCAACCGGACGACGGGCGGCTTCGGGCAACCGCAGATGTCGGTGGTCCAGAACCGGCTCACGGGAAACTACGTCTTCACGCCCACTGATGTGGGCCACTTCCTGGATGCCAATCTGTTCGGCGCCCCCATCGGTGCGTCCATGACGCAGCGCGGTGGGTTGGACGCGTTCATCGATTTCAGTCGCCCCGCGGTGATCGCGGTGGGCATGCCGGTGATGATCCTGGCGGGCATCGCGACGTACTTCAACAGCCGCGCATCGGTGGCCCGGCAGAGCGCCGAAGCGGCGGCCAATCCCCAGACCGCGATGATGAACAAGCTTGCCCTCTACGTGTTTCCGCTCGGCGTTGTCGTCGGTGGCCCGTTCCTTCCGCTGGCGATCATCTTGTACTGGTTCGCCAACAACATCTGGACCTTCGGTCAGCAGCACTACGTGTTCGGGCGGATCGAGAAGGAAGAAGAGGCCAAGAAGCAGGAAGCCATCGCGCGCCGGGCCGCCAACGCGCCGGCACCGGGCGCCAAGCCCAAGCGCGCACCCAGAAGCACGGCGGGCAGTGGCAACGGATCACCGTCCGATGGCGACGGCGTGGTGCCAGAGTCCCTGGACGTCGAATCCGAGGACGAGGTCGCCGGCACCACACCGGCCAAAGCGCAACCGAACAAGCCCAACCCAGGTGGCCGAAATGCCGGTCCGCCGAACCGCACGCCGCGTCCGGGAGCGCGGCCCAAAAAACGCAAACGTTGA
- the yidD gene encoding membrane protein insertion efficiency factor YidD, with protein sequence MSRSIARAVIYLIQLYRHMVSPLRPASCRFVPTCSQYAVDALSEYGVIRGGWLAAARLAKCGPWHRGGWDPIPEREPESPTDRADFDDAAGRAPVMRGESKSFV encoded by the coding sequence ATGAGCCGGTCGATCGCGCGCGCAGTGATCTATCTGATTCAGCTTTACCGGCACATGGTCTCGCCGCTGCGGCCGGCCTCTTGCCGTTTCGTTCCGACCTGCAGTCAATACGCCGTCGACGCCTTGAGTGAGTACGGCGTCATCCGTGGCGGATGGCTGGCAGCAGCCAGGTTGGCCAAGTGCGGACCGTGGCATCGGGGAGGATGGGACCCGATACCCGAACGCGAGCCCGAGAGCCCGACCGATCGGGCCGACTTCGATGACGCCGCCGGGCGGGCCCCGGTGATGCGAGGGGAGAGTAAGTCCTTTGTTTGA
- the rnpA gene encoding ribonuclease P protein component, translated as MLSARNRMRRSTEFDTTVKYGVRTAQPDLVVHARRAGEHEDGRGPRVGLIIAKPVGSAVERHRVARRLRHVARTMIDDLHPNDRVVIRALPSSRHVSSARLEQQLRSGLRRASERLGKQR; from the coding sequence GTGTTGTCCGCTCGCAACCGCATGAGGCGGTCAACCGAGTTCGACACGACGGTTAAGTATGGGGTGCGCACGGCGCAACCCGACCTCGTCGTCCATGCCCGCCGGGCGGGCGAACACGAAGACGGACGTGGGCCGCGGGTGGGTTTGATCATCGCCAAGCCGGTGGGTTCGGCGGTGGAACGGCACCGCGTCGCGCGGCGGTTGCGTCATGTGGCGCGGACGATGATCGACGATCTGCACCCCAATGACCGCGTCGTCATCCGTGCGCTGCCCAGCAGCCGGCACGTGTCCTCGGCGCGGCTGGAACAACAACTGCGCAGCGGCTTGCGGCGCGCGTCCGAGCGGTTGGGTAAGCAACGATGA
- the rpmH gene encoding 50S ribosomal protein L34 — protein MAKGKRTFQPNNRRRARVHGFRLRMRTRAGRAIVSGRRRKGRRALSA, from the coding sequence GTGGCCAAGGGCAAGCGGACCTTCCAGCCGAACAACCGGCGCCGAGCCCGCGTCCACGGTTTCCGGTTGCGCATGCGCACCCGAGCCGGGCGGGCCATTGTGTCGGGCCGGCGCCGTAAGGGTCGTCGCGCTTTATCTGCCTGA